Within Filimonas effusa, the genomic segment CTGGTAGTAATTATGTGGCTAATGGGAGCAAGCCCAAGGCTTACCTGAACTATGTGTTATTCGATGAACAATTCAACATTGTATGGACGGGGGATAGTTATAACAGCGGTTTTAGCCAGGTGGGGGATGATGGGGTTTTTACGTCTCATGAAGTAGTGGGAAGGGAGATGAAGAAGTCTGGTTATTTGTATATTTATGTATCGAATGAGACGCCTAATATAGATGTGTTCTTTGACAACGTACAGGTGAGTCATGAGCGGGGGGCGTTGCTGGAGGAGACACATTATTATCCGTTTGGGTTGGAGATGAAGGGGATAAGTTCGAGGGCGGCTGGGAAGTTGGAGAATAGGTTGAAGTATAATGGGAAGGAGTTGCAGGGGGAGGAGTTTAGTGATGGGCAGGGGTTGGAGTTGTATGATTATGGGGCGAGGATGCAAGACCCGCAAATAGGAAGATGGCATACTGTTGATCCAAAAGCTGGAACTTCCAGGAGATGGAGTGTCTATAATTACGCATATGACAACCCATTGAGATTTTTGGACCCTGATGGCTTGGAGGCTAAGGATTGGATAAGATACAGGGATCAAAATGGAAATCTTAATGTCGGTTGGGCTAAGGATATTAATTCTCAAGCACAAGCGGAGGTATGGGCGAAAAATCAGGGTAAAGACGCGAATGGGAATCAGAAGATTACTGA encodes:
- a CDS encoding RHS repeat domain-containing protein → GSNYVANGSKPKAYLNYVLFDEQFNIVWTGDSYNSGFSQVGDDGVFTSHEVVGREMKKSGYLYIYVSNETPNIDVFFDNVQVSHERGALLEETHYYPFGLEMKGISSRAAGKLENRLKYNGKELQGEEFSDGQGLELYDYGARMQDPQIGRWHTVDPKAGTSRRWSVYNYAYDNPLRFLDPDGLEAKDWIRYRDQNGNLNVGWAKDINSQAQAEVWAKNQGKDANGNQKITEVKDIGKTGVVKQGYTDDNGQRQSYQLNADGTRTPMVDGKPVTTTADAANAEPGNVSNSGVNNANKELADKLGDAGKVNDALANTAGVAIEEGFKAAEAASSSTAFGNGARVIGNANKVLGVLGVGVTVAQAMVEGPQIKHGIDVMMGALSLGLPPPFGTVIGVSWFAANLISLGVNGKSVSENIQSALTN